A region from the Triticum urartu cultivar G1812 chromosome 1, Tu2.1, whole genome shotgun sequence genome encodes:
- the LOC125533231 gene encoding protein FAR1-RELATED SEQUENCE 5-like produces the protein MYLPSTPYTEPTTTMQSGAGASTAGSSERTEDAFHQTADKHAAKNFESESGMAIIPAMPASTPLNTSTGNSHVYGTAAHTEVNNETDDDAQEDEDGGQSEIVVPQPPYIGQRFESFEAAKEYYQTYAKFHGFAVNTEYRRKIKKTDEYSRGEMRCHKARRNKKGKGDAPVVPERKRGIIQKTECPVRCKLNVDGAQWVVNEYFDEHNHQLIKKFNLVKFLTAHRGFTPVERQFVKLLHDCNVGPSRMVQILSLIHSKKGTLSSMPYIPADVTNLRARYRRESKLADIEATISYFDEKAKEDADFFYRIRLDDEDRVRNMYWVDGAARRAYKHFRDCISFDATYLTNMYKMPCAPFIGINNHNQSLQFGCGLVQNEDTDGYVWLFKTFLECMDGLAPMNIIRDQDFSMRAGIEEVFPLAVHRHCRWHIIKKAEETLGPFFADRPELHKAFKLCVDHSLTVEEFERSWMAMTETHQTTQRSEGFNAVLKRYVCPGNSLLQFAKQYTALQQKILGSELQQEANTALKQPKLLTYLPMERQMSKIYTNKIFNKFQEEIKRASMFTAFQVDERTFKVCSILGMSDSEPEDPDKGRNYFVTASIGEGEFYCQCCKFERDGIVCYHILKVMDVNAVTRMPRHFIRRRWTWDADDALAPQTTHAVLAVHDERPESAMEAVRHVVLTKNNAELIDEACKSDDTARVAEKHRKALKRELDEIKKRKAEGALHRFPRTSSVPSSTGPSSENSEIGSGTASTQTQVRNPPRSITKGRPREIRYKSGLEIQAKHKKTKKGAANP, from the exons ATGTACCTGCCATCGACGCCGTACACAG AACCTACAACTACAATGCAGAGCGGCGCCGGCGCATCTACTGCGGGGAGCTCTGAGCGCACGGAAGACGCGTTCCACCAGACAGCAGACAAACATGCCGCAAAGAATTTCGAGTCAGAGTCGGGAATGGCAATCATTCCAGCAATGCCGGCAAGCACCCCTTTGAACACAAGCACTGGCAACTCTCATGTATATGGGACTGCCGCCCATACTGAAGTGAACAATGAAACTGACGACGATGCGCAAGAGGATGAAGATGGTGGGCAATCAGAGATCGTGGTGCCTCAGCCACCGTACATTGGGCAGAGATTTGAGTCATTCGAAGCAGCAAAGGAATACTACCAAACATATGCAAAGTTCCATGGGTTTGCGGTCAACACCGAGTACCGTAGGAAAATTAAGAAAACTGATGAGTACAGCAGAGGTGAGATGAGGTGCCACAAGGCACGCAGGAACAAGAAGGGGAAAGGCGATGCGCCTGTCGTTCCGGAACGAAAGAGAGGTATCATTCAGAAGACTGAGTGCCCTGTCCGGTGTAAGCTAAACGTAGATGGAGCACAGTGGGTGGTCAATGAGTATTTTGACGAGCACAACCACCAACTGATAAAGAAGTTCAACCTGGTGAAATTTCTGACCGCCCACAGAGGGTTCACCCCCGTCGAAAGGCAATTCGTAAAGCTGCTACATGATTGTAACGTCGGTCCATCGAGAATGGTGCAGATACTATCTCTCATCCACAGCAAAAAGGGGACTCTGAGTAGCATGCCGTACATACCAGCTGACGTCACAAACCTACGGGCAAGGTATCGTAGAGAGAGCAAGTTGGCAGACATAGAGGCCACAATTTCCTACTTCGATGAGAAAGCCAAAGAAGATGCAGATTTCTTCTACAGGATAAGGTTGGACGATGAGGACCGTGTCAGGAACATGTATTGGGTGGATGGTGCTGCAAGGAGAGCCTACAAACATTTTCGAGATTGCATTTCATTCGACGCGACGTACCTCACCAACATGTACAAGATGCCGTGCGCTCCGTTCATAGGGATAAATAACCACAATCAGTCGTTGCAGTTCGGCTGCGGGCTCGTCCAGAACGAAGACACGGATGGGTACGTTTGGCTGTTCAAGACCTTCTTGGAGTGCATGGATGGACTTGCTCCGATGAACATAATAAGGGACCAAGATTTCAGCATGCGTGCAGGCATAGAGGAGGTCTTTCCGTTGGCAGTGCACAGACACTGTAGGTGGCACATTATAAAGAAGGCTGAGGAGACGCTAGGACCGTTCTTTGCTGATCGTCCAGAGCTGCACAAGGCATTCAAACTGTGCGTGGACCACAGCTTGACGGTGGAGGAGTTTGAAAGGAGCTGGATGGCCATGACTGAAACACATCAA ACTACGCAGCGCAGCGAGGGATTCAATGCTGTTTTGAAGCGGTACGTCTGTCCTGGCAACTCATTGCTACAGTTTGCCAAACAGTACACAGCTTTGCAACAAAAAATTCTGGGATCTGAGCTGCAGCAAGAAGCGAACACCGCGCTAAAGCAGCCAAAATTGCTAACGTACTTACCGATGGAGAGGCAAATGAGCAAGATATACACCAACAAGATCTTTAACAA ATTCCAGGAAGAAATAAAGCGTGCCAGCATGTTCACGGCTTTCCAGGTGGACGAACGTACGTTCAAGGTGTGTTCTATTTTGGGCATGTCAGATTCAGAACCTGAAGACCCGGACAAAGGAAGGAACTACTTCGTCACAGCCTCGATAGGCGAAGGCGAGTTCTACTGCCAATGCTGCAAGTTCGAACGGGACGGCATTGTGTGCTATCACATACTAAAAGTAATGGACGTGAACGCTGTGACACGGATGCCCCGACATTTCATAAGGCGGCGATGGACTTGGGACGCTGACGATGCGTTGGCGCCGCAAACAACACACGCAGTTCTGGCTGTGCATGACGAGAGACCAGAGTCAGCCATGGAAGCCGTGAGGCACGTTGTGCTGACAAAGAACAATGCTGAGCTAATTGATGAAGCGTGCAAGAGTGATGACACAGCGAGAGTCGCAGAAAAACACAGGAAAGCACTCAAAAGAGAGCTTGATGAGATCAAGAAGAGGAAAGCCGAGGGAGCCTTACACCGGTTCCCCCGCACATCAAGCGTGCCTTCATCCACGGGGCCGTCGTCTGAAAACTCGGAGATAGGATCTGGAACAGCAAGCACACAGACCCAGGTCAGGAACCCACCCCGTTCTATCACAAAGGGGCGTCCAAGAGAGATAAGGTACAAGTCGGGATTGGAGATCCAAGCAAAACACAAGAAAACGAAGAAAGGGGCGGCCAATCCATGA